In one Hymenobacter sp. DG25B genomic region, the following are encoded:
- a CDS encoding sensor histidine kinase, whose amino-acid sequence MTLRAKFLLFAIIIHGVLVALAWQVLRQNTVLFISAELLLLVSVVLTVHLYRGFVRPFQLIAAGTEAIKAKDFSTKFMPVNQREMDQLIEVYNHMIDELRQERITQHEKSFLLEHLIQASPAGILLLNFDGRIESVNPAAARMLQLPAPALVGQLPAALPGDWGPALSSLQPGHPQVVQLSGVQTYRAHTSHFLDRGFTRYFILLEELTQDLIRQEKQAYEKLIRMMSHEVNNSIGAVNSILQSFHYYAPQLADEDRADFTEALEVSVNRSTHLANFIANFANLVRLPPPTLRPVDVHELLKSTCRLLQVQSEKRHIQWHWELTPGPLFVALDGQQLEQALLNIGKNALEAIGEDGNIWVRTTASPPTVVLENDGPGIPPEVQRHLFTPFYSTKRDGQGIGLTLIRDILLQHHFPFSLKTQPDCRTAFSIELTATE is encoded by the coding sequence ATGACGCTGCGCGCTAAGTTTCTGCTCTTTGCCATTATTATTCACGGGGTGCTGGTGGCCCTGGCCTGGCAGGTGCTGCGCCAGAACACCGTGCTGTTCATCAGTGCCGAGCTGCTGCTGCTGGTATCCGTGGTGCTGACGGTGCATTTGTACCGGGGTTTTGTGCGCCCGTTTCAGCTGATTGCGGCCGGCACGGAGGCCATTAAAGCCAAAGACTTCTCCACCAAGTTCATGCCCGTGAATCAGCGGGAGATGGACCAGCTGATTGAGGTCTACAACCACATGATTGACGAGCTGCGCCAGGAGCGCATCACCCAGCACGAGAAAAGCTTCCTGCTGGAGCACCTCATTCAGGCCTCTCCGGCAGGTATTCTCTTGCTGAATTTCGATGGCCGCATTGAGTCCGTGAACCCGGCCGCCGCGCGCATGCTGCAACTGCCCGCCCCCGCGCTGGTGGGCCAGCTGCCGGCCGCCCTGCCCGGCGACTGGGGCCCCGCGCTGAGCAGCCTGCAGCCCGGCCACCCGCAGGTAGTGCAGCTCTCGGGCGTGCAAACCTACCGGGCCCACACCTCGCACTTTCTGGACCGGGGCTTCACGCGCTACTTTATTCTCTTGGAGGAACTCACGCAGGACCTCATCCGGCAGGAAAAGCAGGCCTATGAAAAGCTGATCCGGATGATGTCGCACGAGGTGAACAACTCCATTGGCGCCGTAAACTCCATCTTGCAGTCGTTCCACTACTACGCCCCGCAGCTGGCCGATGAAGACCGCGCCGACTTTACGGAGGCGCTGGAGGTATCCGTGAACCGCAGCACGCACCTGGCCAACTTCATTGCCAACTTTGCCAACCTGGTGCGCCTGCCGCCGCCCACCCTGCGCCCCGTAGATGTGCATGAGCTGCTGAAATCCACCTGCCGCCTGCTGCAGGTGCAAAGCGAGAAGCGCCACATCCAATGGCACTGGGAGCTAACGCCGGGCCCGTTGTTTGTAGCCCTGGATGGCCAGCAGCTGGAGCAGGCCCTGCTCAACATCGGCAAAAATGCCCTGGAGGCTATTGGGGAAGATGGCAACATCTGGGTGCGCACCACGGCCTCGCCGCCCACGGTGGTGCTGGAAAACGACGGGCCCGGCATTCCGCCCGAGGTGCAGCGCCACCTGTTCACGCCCTTCTACAGCACCAAGCGCGACGGGCAGGGTATCGGACTCACCCTCATCCGCGACATTCTGCTG